A region of Geothrix edaphica DNA encodes the following proteins:
- the argG gene encoding argininosuccinate synthase encodes MSQLAVLAFSGGLDTSFCVLYLKEQGYDVATVTVNTGGFSPEELARIEAASPKLGAISHTTVDARAGLFDGYLRYLVYGNVLRGQMYPLSVSAERVCQARAVAELAKDMGAAAIAHGSTGAGNDQVRFDVAFRALAPDLQILTPIRDLALSRAEEMAYCADRGVIFPPKTQDYSINEGMWGTSVGGRETLDPWTTLPEAAFPGGTIGSLAPKSFVIGFDQGVPVSLDGNSMDPVTLVAQLNAIGRPYGIGRGVHLGDTILGIKGRVGFEAPAAHLLIGAHRELEKLVLSGKQLFWKESLGNLYGSLLHEGHFFDPLARDLEAFLTSSQDRVSGEVRLTLHPRAFVVEGVQSPYSLMDPRIATYGEANKLWTGAEAAGFAKVFGVQQVLTLKAKNN; translated from the coding sequence ATGAGCCAGCTCGCCGTCCTCGCCTTCTCGGGTGGCCTCGACACCTCCTTCTGCGTGCTCTACCTCAAGGAGCAGGGCTACGACGTGGCCACGGTGACCGTGAACACCGGCGGCTTCTCGCCGGAGGAGCTGGCCCGCATCGAGGCCGCCTCGCCGAAGCTGGGCGCCATCAGCCACACCACCGTGGACGCCCGGGCCGGGCTCTTCGACGGCTACCTGCGCTACCTGGTCTACGGCAACGTGCTGCGGGGGCAGATGTACCCGCTGTCCGTGTCCGCCGAGCGGGTCTGCCAGGCCCGGGCCGTGGCCGAGCTCGCCAAGGACATGGGCGCCGCCGCCATCGCCCACGGCTCCACCGGGGCCGGCAACGACCAGGTGCGCTTCGACGTGGCCTTCCGGGCCCTGGCGCCGGACCTCCAGATCCTCACCCCCATCCGCGACCTGGCCCTCTCCCGGGCCGAGGAGATGGCCTACTGCGCCGACCGCGGCGTGATCTTCCCCCCGAAGACGCAGGACTACTCCATCAACGAGGGCATGTGGGGCACCAGCGTGGGCGGCCGCGAAACGCTCGACCCCTGGACCACCCTCCCCGAGGCGGCCTTCCCCGGCGGCACCATCGGCAGCCTGGCACCCAAGTCATTCGTCATCGGCTTCGACCAGGGCGTGCCCGTCTCCCTCGATGGCAACAGCATGGACCCCGTCACCCTCGTGGCCCAGCTCAACGCCATCGGCCGGCCCTACGGCATCGGCCGCGGCGTGCACCTGGGCGACACCATCCTGGGCATCAAGGGCCGCGTGGGCTTCGAGGCCCCGGCCGCGCACCTGCTCATCGGCGCCCACCGGGAGCTGGAGAAGCTGGTGCTCAGCGGCAAGCAGCTCTTCTGGAAAGAGAGCCTCGGCAACCTCTATGGCAGCCTGCTCCACGAGGGCCACTTCTTCGATCCCCTGGCCCGGGACCTGGAGGCCTTCCTGACATCCAGCCAGGACCGCGTGAGCGGCGAGGTGCGCCTCACGCTGCACCCCCGCGCTTTTGTCGTGGAGGGCGTCCAGTCGCCCTACTCCCTGATGGATCCCCGCATCGCCACCTACGGCGAAGCCAACAAACTCTGGACCGGCGCCGAGGCCGCGGGTTTCGCGAAGGTCTTCGGCGTCCAGCAGGTTCTTACGTTGAAAGCCAAAAACAACTGA